One segment of Belonocnema kinseyi isolate 2016_QV_RU_SX_M_011 chromosome 7, B_treatae_v1, whole genome shotgun sequence DNA contains the following:
- the LOC117177565 gene encoding zinc finger protein on ecdysone puffs: MYNRGVKRDAFGNRNFNNQRMGGGGGGGSGGGRSGNMGGGMGGGMGGGNMGGGVNPWESGMMPGRGILPTPNNNLSLASPQAQLAIASNLLSNILRTQQESQPQVPSLLSLGNNYSGPGQNYNNQQSYQQGRYNDRPVRQNMKNQRPQPYNKMGNNRARDGATSGRRGPSAQHSRASGNQRINGSQNQHRNDKSSKANAASKNQGAKKEQQGDKSNKASDKTKEKAETSVAESQDNEESAENKKRDWNEERKEGDSAVKSEESQDEAKEADAKSDSKENKENKDDENKDGENKDYEDKKDASGKPPVKKSEARHAESRYADVPMSHMFCHVCNKHMWDGSSFENHLRGRAHKLMMEKLDESYKLKVDLMRHDLRVTEEQRELSLTNSKRRGRKVGIDLNVREYCTMCDLNFYGTLSSHRKSEKHQQLKTFLHPRCTACVKEFPSRIEYDEHCLTPQHMKNAVQNEEQRKGNKKKDKLAKGESEVRTAEDEDKDVGTESKNDKPEETPENVDYVTDIDEATKENITNLKTPSYKYCRQKQVCVGKSMVKEVQGFYCEKCRRFMLLPEDMASHLRTITHYRNFVQEVKALTTAATAEAEKLQTKEESDAPNDTSATEPEEYEGNWKRRKVAHSDDEENADQKKPEASEDQSEEDPKKIEEEDKYDPIEAENESEEEEAPATEEAKVEEAVEGEEGEQQNDEDPKAKDDKVEWSEGENEFESEVGNLMDDTMDDKEVAEQDTSTKSDKTDTPKTAAAAAAARGRPNQRARGQRARRSRR, from the exons ATGTATAATCGTGGTGTGAAGAGAGATGCTTTCGGTAATCGAAACTTCAACAACCAAAGAATGGGTGGCGGTGGTGGTGGCGGAAGTGGCGGAGGAAGGAGTGGAAACATGGGAGGGGGTATGGGTGGTGGAATGGGGGGTGGTAATATGGGAGGGGGTGTTAACCCTTGGGAAAGCGGAATGATGCCCGGAAGAGGAATTCTCCCAACTCCAAATAACAATCTCTCCTTGGCTTCTCCGCAAGCTCAACTCGCCATTGCCAGCAACCTTCTATCTAATATTTTACGGACTCAGCAAGAGTCTCAGCCACAG GTGCCGTCACTGTTGAGCCTGGGAAACAACTACAGTGGTCCAGGACAAAATTACAACAATCAACAAAGCTATCAACAAGGACGATACAATGATCGTCCAGTGCGTCAAAACATGAAAAACCAACGACCACAGCCGTATAACAAG ATGGGCAATAATCGAGCCCGTGACGGAGCCACTTCTGGGCGACGCGGCCCATCCGCACAACACTCTCGTGCATCCGGCAACCAACGTATCAATGGCAGCCAAAATCAACATCGCAACGATAAATCTTCTAAAGCAAATGCTGCCTCTAAAAATCAGGGCGCCAAAAAGGAACAGCAGGGAGATAAGAGCAATAAGGCCTCTGATAAGACAAAAGAAAAGGCAGAAACATCTGTCGCCGAAAG TCAAGACAACGAGGAGTCTGCTGAAAATAAGAAGCGTGATTGGAATGAAGAACGAAAAGAAGGTGACTCAGCTGTAAAATCTGAAGAAAGCCAAGATGAAGCCAAGGAAGCTGATGCTAAATCAGATTCAAAGGAAAATAAGGAGAATAAAGACGACGAGAATAAAGATGGAGAGAACAAGGACTATGAGGATAAGAAGGATGCCAGTGGAAAACCTCCTGTTAAGAAATCAGAAGCTAGACACGCAGAAAGTCGATACGCAGATGTTCCTATGAGCCACATGTTCTGTCATGTTTGCAATAAGCACATGTGGGATGGATCG TCATTTGAAAATCATCTTCGTGGACGTGCTCACAAGCTAATGATGGAGAAACTCGATGAATCTTACAAACTAAAAGTAGATTTGATGAGACATGATTTGAGAGTCACAGAGGAGCAACGTGAGCTTAGCTTGACTAACTCGAAGCGTCGAGGAAGAAAG GTTGGAATTGATTTAAACGTTCGAGAATATTGCACCATGTGTGACTTAAATTTCTACGGCACATTATCGAGTCATCGTAAGAGCGAGAAACATCAGCAACTGAAAACTTTCCTTCATCCGAGATGTACTGCCTGTGTTAAAGAATTTCCATCACGCATTGAGTACGATGAACATTGTCTTACACCTCAGCACATGAAGAACGCAGTTCAGAACGAGGAACAACGGAAAGGCAACAAGAAGAAag ACAAACTTGCGAAGGGCGAATCAGAGGTCCGCACGGCCGAAGATGAAGACAAAGATGTCGGGACTGAGTCGAAGAACGACAAACCAGAAGAAACGCCAGAAAATGTGGATTATGTTACCGACATTGACGAGGCCACAAAGGAAAATATTACTAATTTGAAAACACCATCCTATAAATACTGCCGCCAGAAACAAGTTTGTGTTG GAAAATCTATGGTGAAAGAAGTACAAggattttattgtgaaaaatgccGTCGTTTTATGCTTTTACCCGAGGACATGGCTTCTCATTTACGCACCATTACTCATTATCGAAACTTCGTTCAAGAAGTGAAAGCACTAACAACAGCAGCCACTGCTGAAGCAGAAAAGCTGCAAACGAAAGAAGAATCTGAT gctCCTAATGATACGTCCGCTACTGAACCGGAAGAATACGAGGGCAACTGGAAACGACGCAAAGTCGCGCACTCCGATGATGAAGAGAATGCAGATCAAAAGAAACCCGAAGCCAGCGAAGATCAAAGCGAAGAAGATCCGAAAAAAATCGAAGAAGAAGATAAGTATGATCCAATAGAAGCAGAAAATGAGTCTGAGGAAGAAGAGGCCCCTGCAACTGAGGAAGCAAAGGTTGAAGAAGCTGTGGAAGGCGAAGAAGGGGAACAACAAAACGACGAAGATCCGAAGGCCAAGGATGACAAAGTTGAATGGAGCGAGGGAGAAAACGAATTTGAGTCAGAAGTTGGTAACCTAATGGACGATACCATGGATGATAAGGAGGTTGCAGAACAAGACACATCAACTAAATCTGACAAAACTGATACTCCAAAGACAGCAGCAGCTGCAGCAGCTGCTAGAGGACGTCCTAATCAACGTGCCCGTGGACAAAGAGCGCGAAGATCTCGTCGATAA